A window of Macrotis lagotis isolate mMagLag1 chromosome 1, bilby.v1.9.chrom.fasta, whole genome shotgun sequence genomic DNA:
CTTCCTGGATAGAGTTCACAGTTGAAAATTACTTTTGGCCAGGTTGGTATGTATGCCCTTTCCCCTTGGGTAAGGAGGATAGCATTTGACTTTTCTCTGGGGTCTAGTTatagttttttccttcccttcttcatcCAAGCCTAAGGAAAGATGAATCTGCTGGGTATCATTTCTTGATTTTGCATCAAGAGCAAagacccaatttttttttcttttacattcagTATGATGTGTTTTATTTAAATTCCCAGCTTTCTGGAGTTCCAGACCAGGGGTTCTTACACAACCCTTTTTTGTGCCATGGTGAAGTCTATAGACATCCCTttctaaaatgcataaaataggatgtatagaattacaaaggaaaccaattatattgaaatagttattaaaataaaaaaaatcagtttgcaTCCTGTTCCCTGAAATCAAGTGAAATAAGACTCCCCTTGTGAACTACTAAATAAAAATCAAGTCCGGAAGTTGCCATTTGAGGTTCCTGGCCAAATGCACTCAGGTCTCTCctgctatttctttcttcattgcaATCATGATCAAAGTAATAGGGAATAGAGTTGATGTTCCTGGCAGCAGTGGCACAAAACTGCTCACACAACTGTCCAGTTGCTTacttagaggaaaaagaaactgtGCATTGGAGCACTGCCCTTTTAATTCCTTGCCTTATGCAGAGGTTTTCTTATTTTATGTAGATGTGTGAACAATCCACCTTAAGGAGGAATATTGTGCTGATGTTGTCACATCACTGCTGCTATAACATGAGTGCAaatgtgtgatcctggccaaatAATTATATTACCTTTCCATCTTTGAAAGATGTGATATCTTAAGAGTTGAATTTTAGACAGTGGTAATGTTCCAAGTGGAATGGTCCaatctttttgtttgcttttatgtCTTTTATTGCAGAAATGAAGCAGATAACATGGCTCAGTGTCACTGGACTAATTATGGTGGTCTTTGGGGAGTGTCTTCGGAAAGCTGCTATGTTTACAGCCGGTTCTAACTTCAACCATGTTGTTCAGAATGAGAAATCAGAGACACACACTCTGGTGACAAGTGGGGTTTACGCTTGGTTCAGGCACCCCTCTTATGTTGGATGGTTTTACTGGAgtattggaacccaggtactgtCTTTATTTGGAGGATATTCTTCTCTTCTgtagggttgttgttttttttttttaatatattttccttatAACGTGTTTTGAACATAAACCTACCTGAAGTCAGACTTGGTTTAATAGTGGAGGGTCTTCTGCTCAATTGAGTCTTTCTTCACTCCAAACCTCTTCATTCCCTCATCCCTTCTCTTCCTGAAGCTGATGGAACCAGATCATAATTTGGTTCCCCCAAGCCAGAAGGGCTTTCCATATAGACTCATCATATCTGTGCTTTGAGCATAACAAGCTTGCTCATTCGAAAGAGGCTCCTCTTGAAGGTCAGCTCCAGAATGGTGAATTTTCCCTCTATAACACCATCCCAAAGGCCTTCCAAAttgtagaaaataatttcagtttGCATCAGTGAAGGGAGCACTCCAATCCACAAAGTCAGTATGTTTTTCCAGAAGTGATAAAACATGATGAATCTGGTGAACCATGATGAATCTCAAACTGATGTGCTCTAAATTTGCAAACCTCAGAGGGGTACTGGCTGATGCTGACTGGtcctgcttttttcctttcttccttcctctctggtACAAGTTGATCGAATGAGGTGCTGGGGAGAGTGTGGGCAGAACCCAAGGAAGGCTTACCTTGCTAATTCACTGGTAGTTTATTTAATGAGATCCAGTGTGACCTAAATAGACTTGCTCTGTTCCTTAACTGTGCCTCATTGCATTGATCCTTGGAAGCCATCTCTGAGAGGGTCAAGCCATCAGATGGGACTCAGTAGGAGAGCTAGGCCAGATCACCCACAAAGAATCCATTCACCCTCTCCTCCAGCTGCCCCCATCCCGAAGAATCTGCTTCACTTACTTAATAGCAGATTATTGCCCTTAGTGTTTTCACATGATAATATTTGAAACATTCTGTAGCTATCAAGTCTGCAAACATCCAAAATTCACACTTTTCTTGGTTCCTGAGAATACAGACGTTTTCCTCACCTGCCTCAAAATGCTTTGAAAGTTGTTTAGAGAGTAGAGTGCTTCAGGAGGACAAGGAGGCTGTGACTTTTGTGGATTGTCATTCAGTAACTAAGAAAAATGGCAGATCTGGTCGTTCACAATAGCTCACATTCATATCGGTGTGTAATATATCATCTCATCTGATTCTtataacaattctgtgaggtagacAGGGAgagcattatcatcatcaccattgttcctattttatagatgaggaaactaaagttgaGAGATGAGGAGAATTGCCCAGAATCATATGGCTTATAATTGTCTGAGCTGGGATTTTTAACCTCATCCTAAGTCTGATGTACTTTCTATCATCCCAGACTGCCTCTTAGGAGTAGAGGGGAAAGTTGACATCATCTAATAGGGCTCACATCTGTGAGGTAACTGAGCCCCGAGGAAGTCTTCTGCTTTTTAATTTCTAAACGGCCTCTCCTAAGTGATTACTGTCACATCTGGGCTCAGGGAAAGGCAGTGATCCATTCAGCTCCTAGAAAAACTGTAATAATGTTCGTGAATAGTCCTCtctgatcagaaaaaaatgaaatcacccccaccccccccaagcACCTCCTATTATAGTCCAAGAGAGTGACTTTGGGGACTTAATGGAAACTGGATTGATTTTGTATGTTCTTAGAACTTGAGAGCTGGAAGCAACCTTAAGAGAGCATCTTATATAGTCATTTGTAAAGTTGGTGTTCAGAAGagtgggggaggagaaagagagagggagatgggggaagagagggagggggagtaattgtgtgtgtgtgtgtgtgtgtgtgtgtgtgtgtccgtccatccatccatattTCAGACCTTCTAATTTCCTCCTTTTCGTCTCCTCCAGGTGATGCTCTGTAACCCAATATGTGGTGTTGCATATGCTTTAACTGTTTGGAGATTTTTTAGAGATCGAACAGAAGAGGAGGAAATTTCATTAATCCACTTTTTTGGAGAAGAATACCTAGAATATAAAAAGAAGGTGCCCACAGGCCTACCTTTTATTAAAGGAGTGAAGGTTGAGCTCTAATCCGAGGCGTGGCATGAAGGGTGATGGTGTCTCTGGAGGAGGTGACTCCAACTCTGAGTGGCATGAGAAGTTGCCACATGTGCTTCTCTATTAGGAAGTGAAGGATTCGAgtactcattttgtatttgtcaatTATGCTGTGGAGAAGCACTAAGGGCTGGATAGTCAGAAGGCCTTGAAATGGATCCAAGAAGATGCAGAGATCCATCCTCATCCCTGTCTATGGCAGGTAGGACTTGTAGCTACAAGCAGACCGTAA
This region includes:
- the ICMT gene encoding protein-S-isoprenylcysteine O-methyltransferase, with the protein product MARAPLGAEARLSLAAFLLGASVVALPLLTRSGLQARTVLALYVAALNALLLLLYRPPARYQIAIRACFLGFVFGCGLLLSFSQSSWSHFGWYMCSLSLFHFSEYLVTAVNNPKSLSLDSFLLNHSLEYTVAAVSSWIEFTVENYFWPEMKQITWLSVTGLIMVVFGECLRKAAMFTAGSNFNHVVQNEKSETHTLVTSGVYAWFRHPSYVGWFYWSIGTQVMLCNPICGVAYALTVWRFFRDRTEEEEISLIHFFGEEYLEYKKKVPTGLPFIKGVKVEL